The genome window TACGCCGCCGGCTAAAGGCACGCCTATGCGTGGTTTGACGGTTTCACCCGTTTCATTCCGCAGACAAATGGCGCTGCTGTCCACATTGGGCTATCACGGCTTATCAATGCGCGACCTGGAGCCCTACCTGGACGAAAGGCGGCGTGGCAAAGTATTCGGCATTACCTTTGACGACGGTTACCGCAACAACCTGGAGCACGCGCTGCCCGAATTACAGCGCCACCGTTTCACTGCAACCTGCTACGGCTTATCGGGCCTATCAGGCGGCTGCAATCAGTGGGACGCGGAAATCGGCGTTCCGCAAAAGCCATTGATGAACGATGACGACTGGCGGCAATGGCTGGCGGCCGGCATGGACGTCGGTTCCCATACCCGCTATCACCTTGATCTGACAACGCAGGACGACGCAACAGCCAAAGCCGAAATTCAGGAATCGAAAAACGAACTCGAACAGCGTCTGGGCGCTGAAATACGTCACTTCTGTTACCCGTATGGCCGTTTTAGCGAGCGGCACCAGCATATGGTGCGAGAGGCGGGTTATGTCACCGCCACCACCACACGCCGAGGACGCGTCGCTGAAAACGACGACCGCTTTGCGTTGCGCCGCGTGCTGGTTGCCAAATCAACC of Candidatus Methylospira mobilis contains these proteins:
- a CDS encoding polysaccharide deacetylase family protein, coding for MRNPIPILMYHQIDTPPAKGTPMRGLTVSPVSFRRQMALLSTLGYHGLSMRDLEPYLDERRRGKVFGITFDDGYRNNLEHALPELQRHRFTATCYGLSGLSGGCNQWDAEIGVPQKPLMNDDDWRQWLAAGMDVGSHTRYHLDLTTQDDATAKAEIQESKNELEQRLGAEIRHFCYPYGRFSERHQHMVREAGYVTATTTRRGRVAENDDRFALRRVLVAKSTDPLRFWIKIATAYEDRRG